Sequence from the Aromatoleum petrolei genome:
ACGCATCCGGTCGAGCGCCTGTGCCGCGCGGTGTGGGCCTACTGCGCGGTGGTCGATGCCCAGCGCGAAGCCACGGTGCTCGCCTACCGCTCGACCAAGTCCCTGCGTGCGGACCGGCGCGTGCTCATCAAGGACGGCGAGACGCGCACCAACCGCATGATCGAGAAAACGATCCGCGCCTGCACGACGGGCGGCTTCATGCGGCCCGTGAACGAATATCTGCTGAGCTACCAGATCGTCAATTTCGCCCATGCCTGGGCGCTCAAGCACTGGGCCTTCGACGACCGCTACACCCTCGCCGAATACGTCGAGGAAGGCCTGCAACTCCTCGTCGAGCCCTTCCTCACCGCCAAGGGCAAGACCGCGCTGGCAAAGATCGCGAAGAGCGCGGACGCGCCGCAGCACGAACCGGGCTGACGTCGCACGGCGCCGGCGCGCGCAGCGAATAGGCCCTGCGGACCGCCATCGCGGCCGCCGACCCGTTCAGCCCTTCCTCAACAGCCAGACGCTCTCCGTGGCCGGGCACTTGCCCTTGAGGCCGCCGGCGACGTCGATCTGGGCGAGCCGCGTCAGGTCGAAGCGGTCGGCGTAGTGCTGCCGTACCTCGTCCGCGTCGATCGAGAACGGTGGCCCGGCGTGCTGGCGCTGGTCGTATTCGAAGCAGATGAGGAGTTGCGGCGCCGCGAGCGTGATGGCGGCGAGATGGGCCGTGTAGCGCGGACGCATGGCGGGCGGCAGGGCGACGAGGGCGGCACGGTCGTAGACTGCATCGACGGGGCCGAGCAGTTCCGCGGTGACTTCGAAGATGTCGCCCACATACACGTCGAGATCTTCCGTCGAGTAACGCTCGAGTGCGCCGACGCGTGACACCGTGGGTTCCACGTCGAGTTCGGCGAAGAGCTGCTGGATCGCGAGCGGGCTCAGTTCGGCGCCGACGACCCGATGGCCCTGAGCGAGCAACCAGTGGATGTCCAGCGTCTTGCCGCACAGCGGCAGGAAGATGCGGCTGCCGGGCGGGAGCCCAAGCGCATCGAAGTGATCGACCAGTAGCGAATGGGCCTCACTGCCGTGGAAGCCGATTTCGTTGCGTTCCCATTTTGCGTGCCAGAAGCTGGCGTCCATGAACAGGCTCCTGCGGTGAGGGTGTGGCGTGCGGGATAGTGTATTGAATCAGCGCAGCAGCGCCGCCGCCAGCGTTCGCATCATGCGTTCGGCCTGGCCGAGGTAGCCGCGGCCGAAGAGGTTGAGGTGGTTGAGGATGTGGTACAGGTTGTACAGCGTCTTGCGCAGCTCGTAGCCGTCGGCGGGCGGCCAGGCGTTGCGGTAGGCGGCGTAGAAGGCGGACGGGAAGCCGCCGAAGAGTTCGCTCATCGCGAGGTCGGCGTCGCGGTCACCGCGATACACGGCGGGGTCGAAGATGACGGGGGTGCCATCCGCGGCGATAGCGGCGTTGCCGTTCCACAGGTCACCGTGCAGCAGGCTTGCGCGCGGGCGGTAGTCGAGGAACAGGGAGGGGATGCGTTCGAGAAGCTTGTCGGCGTCGCGGCCGAGGGCACCGGCGTAGCCTTTCGCGCGGGCCAGTTGCAGTTGCGGCACGAGGCGGCATTCGACCAGGAAGCGGGCCCAGCCGTCGTGCAGGGTGTTGTGCTGGGGCGTGGCACCGATGTAGTTGTCGCGCGTCCAGCCGAAGCGCTCGTCAGTGTTGCGGTGGAGTTCGACGAGCGCTGCGGCGAAGCGTCGGCCGTCTTCGGCGCTGGCGAGGGGGCG
This genomic interval carries:
- a CDS encoding TetR/AcrR family transcriptional regulator, whose protein sequence is MSSAESVKSVVSDPKLVEERRHQIIIAATKLFSEQGYYTTTILQIAREAKVSTGLIYQYFGDKDDILFLTLKNVLDTYEHDIPLQLEGLTHPVERLCRAVWAYCAVVDAQREATVLAYRSTKSLRADRRVLIKDGETRTNRMIEKTIRACTTGGFMRPVNEYLLSYQIVNFAHAWALKHWAFDDRYTLAEYVEEGLQLLVEPFLTAKGKTALAKIAKSADAPQHEPG
- the tmpT gene encoding thiopurine S-methyltransferase, whose amino-acid sequence is MDASFWHAKWERNEIGFHGSEAHSLLVDHFDALGLPPGSRIFLPLCGKTLDIHWLLAQGHRVVGAELSPLAIQQLFAELDVEPTVSRVGALERYSTEDLDVYVGDIFEVTAELLGPVDAVYDRAALVALPPAMRPRYTAHLAAITLAAPQLLICFEYDQRQHAGPPFSIDADEVRQHYADRFDLTRLAQIDVAGGLKGKCPATESVWLLRKG
- a CDS encoding fructosamine kinase family protein is translated as MTPAHTPDDRLARALQAASGIDFVGARLNSVGGGCINRTLEVQAGHRTYFLKLNDAAALPMFEAEADGLTALAACDAFRVPRPLAWGATDSEAFLLLEHVQLRPLASAEDGRRFAAALVELHRNTDERFGWTRDNYIGATPQHNTLHDGWARFLVECRLVPQLQLARAKGYAGALGRDADKLLERIPSLFLDYRPRASLLHGDLWNGNAAIAADGTPVIFDPAVYRGDRDADLAMSELFGGFPSAFYAAYRNAWPPADGYELRKTLYNLYHILNHLNLFGRGYLGQAERMMRTLAAALLR